A section of the Anabaena cylindrica PCC 7122 genome encodes:
- a CDS encoding DUF3038 domain-containing protein, with amino-acid sequence MNVSASLTPFDSPTPEAMPMILDTLPDPAIAGQGCPRRTALQIDLMLLAIEALELGGSEAILAFAQELDLIGIIKNRVNLWRMRASNPLRRAHIRRPLSIIEAKALVVIACYIARRLTVVIRQLLMIYQQLSEKQIPLEQNLRLANYLERFRAHFKSRMNSKRSVLLTLNSDEKLDELAIDLLGKLLFCTGTAGMQRFWISLFDGEVE; translated from the coding sequence ATGAATGTTTCCGCAAGTTTAACGCCGTTTGATAGTCCAACTCCTGAGGCAATGCCCATGATTTTGGATACTTTACCAGATCCAGCGATTGCTGGACAGGGATGCCCCCGTAGAACTGCTTTGCAAATAGACCTCATGTTACTTGCAATTGAAGCTTTAGAACTTGGGGGTTCTGAAGCTATCCTCGCCTTTGCCCAAGAATTAGACCTGATAGGAATTATTAAAAATCGGGTAAACTTATGGCGAATGAGAGCTTCTAACCCCTTACGAAGAGCGCATATCCGCCGCCCTTTAAGTATCATAGAAGCGAAAGCTTTAGTAGTGATTGCTTGCTACATAGCCCGACGCTTAACAGTTGTCATCCGTCAGTTACTAATGATATATCAGCAATTGTCTGAAAAACAGATTCCACTAGAACAAAATCTACGTCTAGCTAATTACCTAGAAAGGTTTAGAGCGCATTTTAAAAGCCGGATGAATTCCAAACGTTCTGTTTTATTAACCCTAAATTCTGATGAAAAATTAGATGAACTGGCTATAGATTTATTAGGAAAATTACTATTCTGCACAGGTACAGCTGGAATGCAGCGGTTCTGGATTTCTCTTTTTGACGGTGAAGTAGAATGA